Proteins encoded within one genomic window of Nicotiana tabacum cultivar K326 unplaced genomic scaffold, ASM71507v2 Un00002, whole genome shotgun sequence:
- the LOC107775996 gene encoding wax ester synthase/diacylglycerol acyltransferase 11-like: MGSLGLKPIDTKTTIELSKMGMTNGQKNSTVVVVEEEQKKQVQLEPASPATRLFHTKSLSCHIIAILGCTTKINVDLIKKGLESTLLNHPRFTSIPVVDEKKGVRKWKQTTVNVGNHMVCPDLDPDMDSPDEFVENYTSSLTTIPMDMTKPLWEVHILNVKTSEAEATGILKLHHSIGDGMSIISLILACTRKASDPEALPTIPTGSKKESSDEAGFCRRFCFSVWVLSMVFWNTFVDAILFLATILFLKDTETPIKGGAGVEHNPKRLVHRTISLDDMKIVKNALNLTINDVVMGIAQAGISRYLNRRYGNKKGRGSSKTNNLPKNIRLRGSIVFNIRPSAGIKVLAEMMEKKSKAKWGNKIGYVLTPLPISLPDNPLDYIHQAKAIIDKKKLSLESRFSFAAAKLTQDIFGSNVAAKLTNRVLSHTTILLSNVVGPQEEITFFGHKLAYAAPTICGLPHALIMHFQSYCNKMTISMSVDPLVIPDPYQLCDDFEDSLQMFKNAVIKEGAAAV; the protein is encoded by the exons ATGGGGAGCCTTGGTCTCAAACCTATTGATACGAAGACCACAATAGAACTTAGTAAAATGGGCATGACTAATGGCCAAAAAAACAGCACGGTGGTGGTGGTAGAAGAGGAGCAAAAAAAGCAAGTGCAATTAGAGCCAGCAAGTCCAGCTACACGCTTGTTCCATACTAAATCCCTCAGTTGCCACATTATTGCCATTTTAGGTTGCACTACAAAGATCAATGTCGATCTCATCAAGAAGGGCCTCGAGTCCACTCTTCTCAATCACCCTCGCTTCACCAGTATACCG GTGGTGGATGAAAAGAAAGGTGTAAGGAAGTGGAAGCAAACAACGGTAAATGTGGGAAACCATATGGTATGTCCGGATTTAGACCCAGACATGGATTCACCAGATGAATTCGTTGAAAACTACACGTCAAGTCTAACAACAATACCAATGGACATGACAAAGCCACTTTGGGAGGTACACATTCTGAATGTGAAGACATCTGAAGCAGAAGCCACAGGGATTCTGAAATTGCACCATTCTATTGGGGATGGCATGTCCATTATTTCATTAATCTTAGCATGCACTCGAAAAGCTTCAGATCCAGAAGCATTGCCCACTATACCTACAGGTTCCAAAAAAGAAAGTTCTGACGAGGCTGGATTTTGTAGGCGGTTTTGTTTCTCTGTTTGGGTTTTGTCGATGGTGTTTTGGAATACATTTGTGGATGCTATTCTGTTTTTGGCAACCATTTTGTTTCTTAAGGACACAGAAACTCCTATAAAAGGAGGAGCAGGGGTTGAGCATAATCCAAAGAGACTTGTGCACAGGACTATCAGCCTTGACGACATGAAAATAGTCAAGAATGCCTTGAACTTG ACAATTAATGATGTAGTGATGGGCATAGCGCAAGCTGGTATCTCACGCTATCTGAATAGAAGATATG GCAACAAAAAAGGGAGAGGAAGCAGCAAAACAAATAATCTGCCCAAGAACATTCGTCTCAGAGGATCTATTGTTTTCAACATCAGACCTTCTGCTGGAATTAAG GTTCTAGCAGAGATGATGGAGAAAAAATCAAAGGCAAAATGGGGCAATAAAATTGGATATGTGCTGACCCCATTACCCATTAGCTTACCTGATAACCCCTTGGATTATATTCACCAAGCTAAAGCCATTATCGACAAAAAGAAGCTCTCTCTTGAATCCAGATTCTCTTTTGCCGCTGCTAAGCTAACCCAAGATATATTCGGATCCAAT GTGGCGGCTAAGCTCACAAACAGAGTTCTATCTCATACCACCATCTTATTATCAAACGTCGTCGGCCCTCAAGAGGAGATCACTTTTTTCGGGCATAAGTTAGCTTATGCTGCTCCTACAATTTGTGGACTCCCTCAT GCACTGATAATGCATTTCCAGAGTTACTGCAACAAAATGACTATTTCAATGTCAGTGGATCCGCTTGTGATTCCAGATCCATACCAGCTCTGCGATGACTTTGAGGACTCCCTTCAGATGTTTAAAAATGCTGTTATAAAAGAAGGTGCAGCAGCCGTGTAA